A genomic region of bacterium contains the following coding sequences:
- the bcrD gene encoding benzoyl-CoA reductase subunit D yields the protein MSLTAGIDVGTSAVKVVVLQVNADGCTELAKDAERIRRRDLRDVVGEVFERALATARLDRERVDYVASTGDGDPVDFRTGHFYGMTTHARGALHLMPRCRSVLDAGALHGRVMRIDERSRVLHYAMTKKCASGSGQFLENISRYLGIGLDEVGPLSLRGEAPELVSGICAVLAETDVINMVSRGITTANILKGIHISMASRFVKLLRRVGAEYPLAITGGLARDEGFVKAIGEGLAAEGEPAAIITHAHSIHAGAYGAALWGAYRHEKLLAQRMAPSAG from the coding sequence ATGAGCTTGACGGCAGGCATCGACGTCGGCACCAGCGCGGTCAAGGTGGTGGTCCTGCAGGTGAACGCGGACGGGTGCACGGAGCTCGCCAAGGACGCGGAAAGGATCCGGCGCCGCGATCTTCGGGACGTGGTCGGCGAAGTGTTCGAGCGTGCGCTGGCGACCGCCCGCCTCGATCGAGAGCGCGTGGACTACGTCGCCTCCACCGGAGACGGCGACCCCGTTGACTTCCGCACCGGCCACTTCTACGGCATGACCACACACGCCCGTGGCGCCCTGCACTTGATGCCGCGCTGCCGCTCCGTCCTCGATGCGGGCGCGCTGCATGGGCGTGTGATGCGCATCGACGAGCGATCGCGGGTGCTGCACTACGCGATGACAAAAAAGTGCGCTTCGGGCAGCGGTCAGTTCCTGGAGAATATCAGCCGCTATCTGGGCATTGGTCTGGACGAAGTAGGACCGCTCTCGTTGCGGGGAGAAGCGCCGGAACTGGTCAGCGGCATCTGCGCCGTGCTGGCCGAGACGGACGTCATCAACATGGTGTCCCGGGGCATCACGACCGCCAACATCCTGAAAGGGATCCACATCTCGATGGCCAGCCGTTTCGTCAAGTTGTTGCGGCGCGTCGGTGCGGAGTATCCCCTGGCGATCACCGGCGGCCTGGCCCGGGACGAGGGCTTCGTCAAGGCGATCGGCGAAGGGCTGGCGGCCGAAGGTGAACCCGCAGCAATCATCACCCATGCGCATTCCATCCACGCGGGTGCCTATGGTGCGGCGCTCTGGGGAGCGTACCGGCACGAGAAGCTGCTGGCGCAGCGCATGGCCCCAAGTGCAGGGTGA